A single genomic interval of Asinibacterium sp. OR53 harbors:
- a CDS encoding pyridoxamine 5'-phosphate oxidase family protein yields MLGELKEAAITNILHSQVIGRLACSNGKEPYITPVTYAYDGDFIYGQTNEGKKLDILRKNPKVCFEVDMITDMRNWQSVVIYGKFEELEGAEAKKAREILFDRVFPLSTSSTIHPHEHETKTKVDDSTRVKTVLYRIRIQEATGRFEKQ; encoded by the coding sequence ATGTTAGGTGAACTGAAAGAAGCGGCTATAACAAACATCCTGCATAGCCAGGTAATCGGCAGGCTCGCCTGCAGTAACGGGAAAGAGCCCTATATCACCCCTGTAACCTATGCGTACGACGGTGATTTTATTTACGGACAAACAAACGAAGGGAAAAAGCTGGACATCCTTCGCAAGAATCCGAAAGTTTGTTTCGAGGTCGACATGATAACCGATATGCGCAATTGGCAAAGCGTGGTCATTTACGGAAAGTTTGAAGAACTGGAAGGGGCGGAAGCAAAAAAGGCAAGGGAAATTCTTTTTGACCGCGTATTTCCTTTGTCCACCAGCAGCACCATCCACCCGCACGAACACGAAACAAAAACGAAAGTGGATGACAGTACAAGGGTCAAAACTGTCTTGTACCGTATCAGGATCCAGGAAGCAACAGGGAGATTTGAAAAACAATAA